The following proteins are co-located in the Frigidibacter mobilis genome:
- a CDS encoding MFS transporter, with protein sequence MPRARRNVAVLVAAQAVLGAQMSMIFTVGGLAGQSLAPNPCFATLPLSLIVLGSVLSATRLSRFMQAYGRRAGFTLATGSGALGAAISAAALWHGSFALFMLGALFTGVYMSAQGFYRFAATDTAPPEFQAKAISYVMAGGLAAAIIGPQLVKITSQAMVVPFFATYLAVIVLNLAGPLLFSFLDIPRTPPAPKGSVAAGRPLKVLLRQPVIVVAMICATVSYALMNLVMTSTPLAVVGCGFDQNHAADIVGAHVLAMYLPSFFTGHLIARFGKEVIVGLGLVILAASGLVALSGVELEQFFLALVLLGVGWNFGFIGSTAMLASAHKPEERGTLQGVNDFVVFGGVFLASLSSGGLMNCSGGSVEAGWQAVNLAMVPFLVAAGGALIWLVLRPREA encoded by the coding sequence ATGCCCCGCGCGCGGCGCAATGTGGCGGTGCTGGTCGCGGCGCAGGCGGTCCTTGGCGCGCAGATGTCGATGATCTTCACCGTCGGCGGGCTGGCCGGGCAATCACTGGCGCCCAACCCCTGTTTCGCCACGCTGCCGCTGTCGCTGATCGTGCTAGGATCGGTGCTGTCCGCGACCCGACTGTCGCGGTTCATGCAGGCCTATGGCCGCCGCGCGGGCTTTACCCTCGCCACCGGATCGGGCGCCCTCGGCGCAGCGATCTCGGCGGCGGCGCTGTGGCATGGCTCCTTCGCGCTGTTCATGCTCGGCGCGCTCTTCACCGGGGTGTACATGAGCGCGCAGGGCTTCTACCGCTTCGCCGCCACCGACACCGCCCCGCCCGAATTCCAGGCCAAGGCGATCTCCTACGTGATGGCGGGGGGACTTGCTGCGGCGATCATCGGGCCGCAGCTGGTCAAGATCACCTCGCAGGCGATGGTGGTGCCGTTCTTCGCCACCTACCTTGCGGTGATCGTGCTGAATCTGGCCGGGCCGCTGCTGTTCTCGTTCCTCGACATCCCGCGCACCCCGCCCGCGCCCAAGGGCAGCGTCGCCGCCGGGCGGCCGCTGAAGGTGCTGCTGCGCCAGCCGGTGATCGTGGTGGCGATGATCTGCGCCACCGTCTCCTATGCACTGATGAATCTCGTCATGACCTCGACCCCGCTGGCAGTGGTCGGCTGCGGCTTCGACCAGAACCACGCTGCCGATATCGTCGGCGCGCATGTGCTGGCGATGTATCTGCCCTCGTTCTTCACCGGCCACCTGATCGCGCGCTTCGGCAAGGAGGTGATCGTGGGACTTGGCCTCGTGATCCTCGCCGCCTCGGGCCTCGTCGCGCTGTCGGGGGTGGAGCTGGAGCAGTTCTTCCTGGCGCTGGTCCTGCTGGGGGTCGGCTGGAACTTCGGCTTCATCGGCTCCACCGCCATGCTTGCCTCGGCGCACAAGCCCGAGGAGCGGGGCACGCTGCAGGGCGTGAACGATTTCGTGGTGTTCGGCGGGGTGTTCCTGGCCTCGCTGTCCTCGGGCGGGCTGATGAACTGCTCGGGCGGTTCGGTCGAGGCCGGCTGGCAGGCGGTGAACCTGGCGATGGTGCCGTTCCTGGTGGCGGCGGGCGGCGCGCTGATCTGGCTGGTGCTGCGCCCGCGCGAGGCCTGA
- a CDS encoding alpha/beta hydrolase, translating into MTRELQFGRKAARSGTARSMVVFLHGYGADGADLLGLADPLAPHLPDTVFLAPDAPEPCAGNPFGRQWFPIPWLDGSTEAAATEGLMRAADDLDAFLDAQLATEGLLPAQLALVGFSQGTMMALQIAPRRAEPVAALVGFSGRLLKPELLAREAVSKPPVLLLHGDADEMVPFRDMELAGDALVVAGFEVYGHVMKGTGHGIAPDGLSVALSFLKDRLGA; encoded by the coding sequence ATGACGCGCGAACTGCAATTTGGCCGCAAGGCTGCCCGCTCTGGCACTGCCCGCTCGATGGTGGTGTTCCTGCATGGCTATGGCGCCGACGGGGCCGACCTCCTCGGCCTTGCCGATCCGCTGGCCCCGCATCTGCCGGACACGGTGTTCCTGGCCCCCGATGCACCCGAGCCCTGCGCCGGCAATCCGTTCGGGCGGCAGTGGTTTCCGATTCCCTGGCTCGACGGCTCCACCGAGGCGGCGGCGACCGAGGGGCTGATGCGCGCGGCGGACGACCTGGACGCCTTCCTCGATGCGCAACTTGCCACTGAGGGGCTGCTGCCCGCGCAACTGGCGCTGGTCGGATTTTCGCAGGGCACGATGATGGCGCTGCAGATCGCGCCGCGGCGGGCAGAGCCGGTTGCGGCGCTGGTCGGCTTTTCCGGCCGGCTGCTGAAGCCCGAGCTGCTGGCGCGCGAAGCGGTGTCGAAGCCGCCGGTGCTGCTGCTGCATGGCGATGCCGACGAGATGGTGCCGTTCCGAGACATGGAGCTGGCCGGCGACGCGCTGGTCGTGGCCGGGTTCGAGGTCTACGGCCATGTGATGAAGGGCACCGGACATGGAATTGCGCCGGACGGGCTGTCAGTGGCGCTTTCTTTCCTGAAGGACCGTCTTGGCGCGTGA
- a CDS encoding HNH endonuclease, giving the protein MLDHSEDADFRTSFVREPASLKHFPALVLNADYRPLSYYPLSLWPWQEAIKAVFLDRVEILAEYDEVVRSQRAEFRIPSVVVLKDYVKPQKRVAFTRFNLFLRDEFCCQYCGSRGDLTFDHVLPRSRGGITSWENVVAACSPCNLKKANKLLRQAGMQLRKAPRQPTAEEMRNTGRRFPPNYLHDSWIDFLYWDAELDQ; this is encoded by the coding sequence ATGCTTGACCACAGCGAAGACGCGGACTTCAGGACCAGTTTCGTGCGCGAGCCGGCGTCACTGAAGCATTTCCCGGCGCTGGTGCTCAACGCCGATTACCGGCCGCTCTCCTATTACCCGCTGTCGCTCTGGCCCTGGCAGGAGGCGATCAAGGCGGTGTTCCTCGACCGGGTCGAGATCCTGGCCGAATATGACGAGGTGGTGCGCAGCCAGAGGGCCGAGTTCCGGATACCCTCGGTGGTGGTGCTCAAGGATTACGTCAAACCCCAGAAGCGCGTGGCCTTCACGCGCTTCAATCTTTTTCTGCGGGACGAATTTTGCTGCCAGTATTGCGGCAGCCGCGGCGATCTGACCTTCGACCATGTGCTGCCGCGCTCGCGCGGGGGGATCACCAGCTGGGAAAATGTCGTCGCCGCCTGTTCGCCGTGCAACCTGAAGAAGGCCAACAAGCTGCTGCGCCAGGCCGGGATGCAGCTGCGCAAGGCCCCGCGCCAGCCCACGGCCGAGGAAATGCGCAACACCGGCCGCCGCTTCCCGCCGAACTACCTGCATGACAGCTGGATCGACTTCCTCTACTGGGATGCCGAACTGGACCAGTGA
- a CDS encoding YqaE/Pmp3 family membrane protein, producing the protein MDLIRVLIAILLPPLGVFLQVGFRGAFWLNILLTLLGYFPGILHAVWIIARR; encoded by the coding sequence ATGGATCTCATCCGCGTCTTGATCGCGATCTTGCTGCCGCCGCTCGGCGTGTTCCTCCAGGTCGGCTTCCGCGGTGCCTTCTGGCTGAATATCCTGCTGACGCTGCTTGGATATTTCCCCGGCATCCTTCACGCGGTGTGGATCATCGCCCGCCGCTGA
- a CDS encoding agmatinase, with protein sequence MTRTDPFFHPVSGMELPRFAGLATFMRLPHVGPDHPRLDEVEIGIVGLPFDGAVSNRPGARHGPRALRDASTMLRAQNGATGVRPFDAVACADLGDVGPNPVDVMDTLGRFEAFYAGIAARGIRPLTAGGDHLCTLPVLRGLVKGKPPLGLIHFDSHTDLYPVYFGGKVLTHGNPFRVAVEEGLLDPARMIQIGIRGTTYDNADVDFARANGIRIVRAEELFARGIPDVMAEARDIAGEGETYLSYDIDFVDPSVAPGTGTPEWGGPIAREAIEVLRALRGVNIVAADLVEVSPPFDAAGNTAWLGASLMFELLCLMVEAKVG encoded by the coding sequence ATGACCCGAACCGATCCGTTCTTCCACCCCGTCTCCGGCATGGAACTGCCGCGCTTTGCCGGGCTCGCCACCTTCATGCGGCTGCCCCATGTCGGGCCGGATCATCCGCGGCTGGACGAGGTGGAGATCGGCATCGTCGGGCTGCCCTTTGACGGCGCGGTGTCGAACCGGCCCGGCGCCCGGCACGGGCCGCGGGCGCTGCGCGATGCCTCGACGATGCTGCGCGCCCAGAACGGCGCCACCGGGGTGCGGCCCTTTGACGCCGTCGCCTGCGCCGATCTGGGCGATGTGGGCCCGAACCCGGTGGATGTGATGGACACGCTCGGGCGGTTCGAGGCCTTCTATGCCGGGATCGCCGCGCGGGGCATACGGCCGCTGACGGCGGGGGGCGATCACCTGTGCACGCTGCCGGTGCTGCGCGGGCTGGTGAAGGGGAAGCCGCCCTTGGGGCTGATCCATTTCGACAGCCATACCGACCTTTACCCGGTCTATTTCGGCGGCAAGGTGCTGACTCACGGCAACCCGTTCCGCGTGGCGGTGGAGGAGGGGCTGCTGGACCCCGCAAGGATGATCCAGATCGGCATCCGCGGCACCACCTATGACAATGCGGATGTGGACTTTGCCCGCGCGAACGGTATCCGCATCGTGCGCGCCGAAGAGCTGTTCGCCCGCGGCATCCCCGATGTGATGGCGGAGGCGCGCGACATCGCGGGGGAGGGGGAAACCTACCTCTCCTACGACATCGACTTCGTGGATCCCTCGGTCGCCCCCGGCACCGGTACGCCGGAATGGGGCGGGCCGATCGCGCGCGAGGCGATCGAGGTGCTGCGGGCGCTGCGCGGCGTGAACATCGTCGCCGCCGACCTGGTCGAGGTCTCGCCGCCCTTCGACGCCGCGGGGAACACCGCCTGGCTGGGGGCGAGCCTGATGTTCGAGCTGCTGTGCCTGATGGTGGAGGCGAAGGTGGGGTGA
- a CDS encoding CPCC family cysteine-rich protein: MNPSLLPCPCCRFPTLSEHGIHEICRVCWWEDDRQGDDCATEVWGGPNGMYSLSTSTTTVTCSILAKASRW, translated from the coding sequence ATGAACCCTAGTCTGCTTCCCTGCCCATGTTGCCGGTTCCCGACTCTTTCAGAGCACGGCATTCACGAGATTTGTAGAGTTTGTTGGTGGGAAGACGACAGGCAGGGCGACGACTGCGCCACCGAGGTCTGGGGCGGCCCAAATGGAATGTACTCGTTATCAACTTCGACCACCACGGTCACATGTTCGATTTTGGCCAAGGCATCGAGGTGGTAG